The genomic segment ATCCCGTGAGCGAAAGCGTCAACGCatccgcggctctcgcgatTGTATCATCCGCCGAGAGATGCGAcgacccgccgctcgcgcccgcgcgatccACCCccctcaccgcgtccacgacggacCTCTGCAGCGCCTcgatcgacccgccgccgggtcgcgtgagcatcgccgcggccaccgcggcggcggcggcttcttcgtccaccccgtcgccgccgccgccgggggatccgtcctcgccgtcgtacACTCGAACTTCCTccatctccctcgccgcgagcgcgaggcgacgcgcccggagTTCGCGGTCCATCCGGCATCGGACCAGGTGCCCGCGCGCATTCGCCTGGatcctggccgccgcgcggtgtTCCTCCTCCAGACGAAGCGCCTtgcttcgcggcgacggagccccCGGGTCCGAATGTTCCGTCCCGCCGTCCACTTCGTCTGGATACATCCGAGGCGTGCCATCGATCGCACCCGTAAGATTACCCGAGTTGAACCGAACATCGTGCTCGTCCGGGAAGGAATCGTCGGGGGAGTCGTACCCGGAtccggcacccgcgcccaatcgcgcggcgtcctccacgTCGGATAACGTCGGGAGTCTCATCCGGCGCACCACGTCCGGGCTGGCtcgaccagtcaccgccgcccgaccAGTCGCCGCTTCCCCGGCTCTCCCCCCCATACCCCCTAAACCGCCCTCCCGGCCCCCGATTTGTCCTTCCGACGGCGTCAACCCCGGCGTGCTCTCCGCGCTTCCCATCCCTCcgaacgccgccggagacgtgACGTGCAGACCCAAAGGCCGGCCGATGtatcgagccgccgcgctcggagCCGGGCTGGGAAAGTCTCCGGGCgagtcgacgtcggcggggtctAATAAAGGGtcgttcgcggacggcgtcatCAATGACGGGCCCGGGGTGTTGTTAAGATTAGGGTGTTTGCCCCTCCCGGTTCGTCCGtgtcccgtcggcgtcgcctcggcgctgcTGGGGTGGCTACCGTCGGACccgaccgacgacggcggctgaGCCAACGGCGCGGGCCTACGCGCGTCCAATAATCGGTTACCGTCCAGCGCCGAGTTGTTGGTTTTCACGCCCTTGATCGAGCTTCGGTTGGACaagggcgggcgcgcgagcttggcggtgCCGAAGCccgccaccctcggcggGGACACGCGCGGGATCGACCCCAAGTCCGCGGAgccgtcgcgttcgagcATCCCGTCGAGCCCCtgcgcgagcatcgcggaCGACTCGGGCGTGCACGCGCGTATgcccgcctcgaccgcgattgccgccgcgcgcttgacctcggcgcccacgcccagcgtcaccgacgacgcctccctcggcgccgcg from the Micromonas commoda chromosome 15, complete sequence genome contains:
- a CDS encoding predicted protein, with the protein product MGDKGDASKLGASQPALVIGGVNPSGRKKRASFPPSARKLPPSAAAPTASNNNNGGGTGESHGLSDAEKAKIHGKINGAKALEASEKMRAYLENKARKQREAMERKYGVGSLSGGGKLSSDGSYHAAPREASSVTLGVGAEVKRAAAIAVEAGIRACTPESSAMLAQGLDGMLERDGSADLGSIPRVSPPRVAGFGTAKLARPPLSNRSSIKGVKTNNSALDGNRLLDARRPAPLAQPPSSVGSDGSHPSSAEATPTGHGRTGRGKHPNLNNTPGPSLMTPSANDPLLDPADVDSPGDFPSPAPSAAARYIGRPLGLHVTSPAAFGGMGSAESTPGLTPSEGQIGGREGGLGGMGGRAGEAATGRAAVTGRASPDVVRRMRLPTLSDVEDAARLGAGAGSGYDSPDDSFPDEHDVRFNSGNLTGAIDGTPRMYPDEVDGGTEHSDPGAPSPRSKALRLEEEHRAAARIQANARGHLVRCRMDRELRARRLALAAREMEEVRVYDGEDGSPGGGGDGVDEEAAAAAVAAAMLTRPGGGSIEALQRSVVDAVRGVDRAGASGGSSHLSADDTIARAADALTLSLTGSLPSSVGRTTGEGVFFDEDEGGEEDDGVGLDATELDAAELAAVAKMQASARDLLSKADDDAAATAAAAVSDGEAAAVAKMQASARLHLARS